One window of the Candidatus Chryseobacterium colombiense genome contains the following:
- a CDS encoding sodium-translocating pyrophosphatase, with translation MDLFVLVPIFGVIALLYTFIQSNWVSKQDAGNDKMKVISGHIADGAMAFLKAEYKILTYFVVIVAILLAVMGMSNANSHWSIGIAFVVGAIFSASAGFIGMKIATKANVRTAEAARTSLSKALKVSFTGGSVMGMGVAGLAVLGLGSLFLIIKQIFAADAPVDSHEMERTIEILTGFSLGAESIALFARVGGGIYTKAADVGADLVGKVEAGIPEDDPRNPATIADNVGDNVGDVAGMGADLFGSYVATVLATMVLGRETVSEDSFGGFAPILLPMLIAGTGIIFSIIGTLFVRINDNEGSSTSSVQNALNLGNWGSIVITAIASYFLVTYILPEKMLLRGQEFTKMGVFGAIMVGLVVGTLMSIITEYYTAMGKRPVSSIVRQSSTGHATNIIGGLSVGMESTFLPILVLAGGIYGSYLCAGLYGVAIAAAGMMATTAMQLAIDAFGPIADNAGGIAEMSELPKEVREKTDILDAVGNTTAATGKGFAIASAALTSLALFAAFVGIAGIDGIDIYRADVLAGLFIGGMIPFIFSSLAITAVGQAAMAMVEEVRRQFREIPGILEGKAQPEYEKCVAISTDASIRKMMLPGAIAIISPLLIGFIFGPEVLGGFLAGATVSGVLMGMFQNNAGGAWDNAKKSFEKGVDINGQTYYKGSEPHKASVTGDTVGDPFKDTSGPSMNILIKLMSIVSLVIAPTLATLHKDKIEANRKAKIEALTGIAGLSSSIDTHNAAVSLAPKEVKGYINENGDFVYDTGSIKEVELKGGKKISIGEGSQLYQLYNSVKQKDQKVLDPNNWYTIENLYFETGSSDLRAGSEAQLLNLVEIMTAYPDLKIKLGGYTDNSGNEESNQKLSNLRAQTAKLKLLELGIAADRVEAEGYGSQHPVCAANDTDECMAKNRRIDVRVLSF, from the coding sequence ATGGACTTATTTGTGTTAGTACCAATTTTTGGTGTCATTGCTTTGCTGTATACCTTTATTCAAAGCAATTGGGTAAGTAAACAGGATGCCGGAAATGACAAAATGAAAGTTATCAGTGGACATATCGCTGACGGTGCGATGGCTTTTCTAAAAGCCGAGTACAAAATTTTAACTTATTTCGTAGTAATTGTAGCTATTCTTTTAGCGGTGATGGGAATGAGCAATGCCAATTCACACTGGAGCATTGGGATTGCTTTTGTTGTAGGAGCAATATTTTCAGCTTCGGCCGGTTTTATAGGCATGAAAATCGCGACCAAAGCCAACGTAAGAACCGCAGAAGCAGCAAGAACCTCACTTTCAAAAGCACTTAAAGTTTCGTTTACGGGAGGTTCCGTAATGGGAATGGGCGTTGCCGGATTGGCTGTTTTAGGATTGGGTTCTCTATTTTTAATCATTAAACAGATTTTTGCAGCAGATGCACCTGTAGATTCCCATGAAATGGAAAGAACCATCGAGATCTTGACAGGGTTTTCCTTAGGTGCAGAATCCATTGCACTATTTGCAAGAGTAGGAGGTGGAATTTATACAAAAGCTGCAGATGTGGGAGCTGATTTAGTAGGAAAAGTAGAAGCCGGAATTCCGGAAGATGACCCAAGGAATCCGGCAACGATTGCAGATAATGTAGGAGATAATGTGGGAGACGTTGCAGGGATGGGCGCAGATTTATTTGGTTCTTATGTCGCTACAGTCTTAGCAACTATGGTTTTAGGAAGAGAAACTGTTTCCGAGGATTCTTTTGGTGGTTTTGCACCGATTCTTCTTCCTATGCTGATTGCAGGAACCGGAATTATTTTTTCTATTATAGGGACTTTATTTGTGAGAATTAATGACAATGAAGGCTCATCAACTTCAAGCGTACAAAACGCGCTGAATTTAGGAAACTGGGGAAGTATAGTTATTACCGCTATAGCATCCTATTTTCTGGTCACTTATATCTTACCGGAGAAAATGCTTCTTAGAGGCCAGGAATTCACTAAAATGGGTGTTTTTGGAGCAATTATGGTAGGATTAGTGGTAGGAACATTGATGAGTATCATTACAGAATATTATACCGCCATGGGAAAAAGACCAGTTTCAAGCATTGTAAGACAATCTTCAACAGGTCACGCCACCAATATTATCGGTGGACTTTCAGTGGGTATGGAATCTACATTTCTTCCGATTCTTGTTTTAGCAGGTGGAATTTATGGCTCTTATCTATGTGCAGGATTATACGGTGTCGCTATTGCGGCGGCAGGTATGATGGCTACTACAGCAATGCAATTGGCGATCGATGCTTTTGGTCCTATTGCAGACAACGCAGGAGGAATTGCTGAAATGAGTGAATTACCAAAAGAAGTCCGTGAAAAAACAGATATTTTAGATGCTGTCGGAAACACAACTGCAGCAACAGGAAAAGGATTTGCAATCGCTTCAGCAGCATTGACTTCTTTAGCTCTGTTTGCGGCTTTTGTGGGAATTGCAGGCATTGATGGCATAGATATTTACAGAGCCGATGTTCTGGCTGGATTATTTATCGGGGGGATGATTCCTTTTATATTTTCTTCTTTAGCTATTACCGCAGTTGGACAGGCTGCAATGGCAATGGTGGAAGAAGTCCGAAGACAGTTTCGTGAAATTCCGGGGATTCTGGAAGGAAAGGCACAACCTGAATATGAAAAGTGTGTTGCTATTTCTACCGACGCTTCCATCAGAAAAATGATGCTTCCAGGAGCAATTGCCATTATTTCACCGTTATTAATAGGATTTATTTTCGGACCTGAAGTATTGGGCGGATTTTTGGCAGGAGCAACTGTAAGCGGCGTTTTAATGGGAATGTTCCAGAATAATGCAGGAGGAGCTTGGGATAATGCAAAAAAATCTTTTGAAAAAGGTGTAGATATTAATGGACAGACGTACTACAAAGGATCAGAGCCTCATAAAGCTTCGGTAACGGGAGATACTGTAGGAGATCCTTTCAAAGATACTTCTGGGCCTTCAATGAATATCCTTATTAAATTGATGTCAATCGTTTCGCTGGTCATTGCTCCAACTTTGGCAACTTTACATAAAGATAAGATTGAGGCTAACCGAAAAGCAAAAATTGAAGCTTTAACAGGTATTGCTGGCCTTAGTTCTTCAATAGATACTCATAATGCTGCAGTTTCATTAGCTCCAAAAGAAGTAAAAGGATACATCAACGAAAATGGTGATTTTGTTTATGATACAGGGAGTATTAAAGAAGTCGAATTAAAAGGAGGAAAGAAAATTTCGATAGGGGAAGGAAGTCAACTCTATCAGTTGTATAATTCTGTGAAACAAAAAGATCAGAAAGTTTTAGACCCAAATAATTGGTACACCATCGAAAACCTTTATTTTGAAACAGGTTCAAGTGATTTAAGAGCAGGTTCAGAAGCTCAGTTGTTGAATTTGGTTGAAATTATGACGGCTTATCCGGATTTGAAAATAAAACTTGGAGGATATACAGATAATTCAGGAAATGAGGAAAGCAACCAAAAACTATCCAATCTAAGAGCTCAAACTGCAAAACTGAAATTACTGGAATTGGGAATTGCTGCAGATAGGGTAGAAGCGGAAGGATATGGTTCACAGCATCCTGTTTGTGCAGCCAATGATACTGATGAATGTATGGCTAAAAACCGAAGAATTGATGTGAGAGTTCTCTCTTTCTAA
- a CDS encoding aminotransferase class I/II-fold pyridoxal phosphate-dependent enzyme, whose product MVEIYGFNHYSFFTEMSELSRKHGSFDLSLGLPDFEIDSRLRYYLKESADHISHSYESLAGNDVLIDNIIKFNAKRKNTIFIKKEEVNIVPCSTFALYTSLKSILNQGDEVIVIQPSYYTYAPSIVLNGGSPVYYDLECDFTINWEKLKSCISEKTKAIIVNSPQNPTGKIWNQNDWNQLYELIKDQEIYLISEEIYDIYCYDNIEHYSSFLHPDLRKRTFCIFSFGKMFHATGWKVSYLLAAEDLLKNFRSYQQYISFSTNAPAQYAIARYLQVFDPEENRKAMENKRNIFNELIQYTPLQVEQKAQGSFFQIVNFRNVSKTMTDVEFSKWLTVEKKVSCLPVSAFYNSKTNSDYIRFSFAKKDDLIIDALEHLQKNL is encoded by the coding sequence ATGGTAGAAATTTACGGATTTAATCATTATTCTTTTTTTACGGAGATGTCTGAGCTTTCCAGAAAGCATGGAAGCTTCGATCTGTCTCTAGGTCTGCCTGATTTCGAAATAGACAGCAGATTACGATATTACCTGAAAGAATCAGCAGATCATATTAGCCACAGCTATGAATCTCTTGCCGGAAATGATGTGCTGATCGATAATATTATTAAGTTTAATGCTAAAAGAAAGAATACTATCTTCATAAAAAAAGAGGAAGTGAATATTGTTCCCTGTTCAACTTTTGCTTTATATACTTCTTTAAAATCTATTCTTAATCAGGGAGATGAAGTTATCGTGATACAGCCCTCTTATTACACCTATGCTCCTTCAATTGTTCTTAATGGGGGGAGTCCTGTCTATTATGATCTAGAATGTGATTTTACCATTAACTGGGAGAAACTTAAAAGCTGTATTTCTGAAAAAACTAAAGCGATTATCGTAAATTCTCCTCAAAATCCCACCGGAAAGATTTGGAATCAAAATGATTGGAATCAATTGTATGAGTTAATCAAAGACCAGGAAATTTACCTGATTTCAGAAGAAATCTATGATATTTATTGCTATGACAATATTGAACATTACAGTTCTTTTCTTCATCCAGACTTGAGAAAAAGGACTTTTTGTATATTTTCTTTCGGAAAAATGTTTCATGCAACAGGATGGAAAGTCAGTTATTTGCTTGCGGCAGAAGATTTATTGAAAAATTTCAGAAGCTATCAGCAATACATTTCTTTTAGTACGAATGCTCCTGCCCAATATGCTATTGCCAGATATCTCCAGGTATTTGATCCTGAAGAAAACCGGAAAGCAATGGAAAATAAAAGGAATATTTTTAATGAACTTATCCAATATACTCCTTTGCAGGTTGAGCAAAAGGCACAGGGAAGTTTTTTTCAGATCGTTAACTTCAGAAATGTTTCCAAAACAATGACAGACGTAGAATTCTCCAAATGGCTGACTGTGGAGAAAAAAGTATCCTGTCTTCCGGTTTCAGCATTTTACAATTCTAAAACAAATTCAGATTATATAAGGTTTAGCTTTGCCAAAAAAGATGATTTAATTATTGATGCTTTGGAACATTTGCAAAAAAATCTTTAA
- a CDS encoding 2-oxo acid dehydrogenase subunit E2 → MAEVITMPRLSDTMTEGKVAKWHKKVGDKVKEGDILAEIETDKAVQDFESEIEGTLLYIGVEEGNAAAVDSVLAIIGNEGEDISGLTGGAAAPAATSEEKKEEPKTETPAAPEQASAEVPAGVEVITMPRLSDTMTEGKVAKWHKNIGDTVKEGDLLAEIETDKAVQDFESEFNGVLLKQGVEEGGAAPVDSVLAIIGPAGTDVSGVGAAKPAASSSEKPAEQKTETKAEEKAAAPVVSSSSTDRVAISPLAKKMAQDKGVDINSVQGSGENGRIVKKDIENYQPSAKPAASAPTASPAAQVALSFVQGEDTETPNSQVRNIIAKRLSESKFSAPHYYLMVEINMDKAIEARKEINSLPDTKISFNDMIIKATAVALRKHPQVNSSWAGDKIIHRGNINVGVAVAIPDGLVVPVLKNTDQMNYTQISAAVKDMASRAKSKGLKANEMEGSTFSISNLGMFGIETFTSIINQPNSAILSVGAIIEKPIVKNGQIVVGNIMKLSLACDHRVVDGATGAQFLQTLKTYLESPLTLLL, encoded by the coding sequence ATGGCAGAAGTGATTACAATGCCACGTCTTTCTGATACAATGACGGAAGGAAAAGTGGCTAAATGGCATAAAAAAGTAGGAGATAAAGTAAAAGAAGGAGATATTTTAGCCGAAATTGAAACAGACAAAGCGGTTCAGGATTTCGAATCTGAAATAGAAGGAACTCTTTTATACATAGGTGTAGAAGAAGGTAATGCAGCAGCTGTAGATTCTGTTTTAGCAATTATTGGTAATGAAGGAGAGGATATTTCAGGATTAACAGGCGGAGCAGCTGCTCCTGCTGCAACTTCTGAAGAGAAAAAAGAAGAGCCTAAAACAGAAACACCTGCAGCTCCGGAACAAGCATCAGCTGAAGTTCCTGCAGGAGTGGAAGTGATTACAATGCCTAGACTTTCTGATACAATGACGGAAGGTAAGGTAGCTAAATGGCACAAAAATATTGGAGATACAGTAAAAGAAGGAGATCTTCTTGCTGAGATCGAAACAGATAAGGCAGTTCAGGATTTTGAATCTGAATTCAATGGAGTATTATTGAAGCAAGGAGTAGAAGAAGGAGGTGCTGCACCGGTTGATAGTGTTTTAGCTATTATTGGTCCTGCTGGAACAGATGTTTCAGGAGTGGGTGCTGCAAAACCTGCGGCTTCATCATCAGAAAAACCAGCTGAACAAAAAACAGAAACTAAAGCAGAGGAAAAAGCTGCTGCTCCAGTTGTAAGTTCTTCGTCTACAGACAGAGTTGCCATTTCCCCATTAGCGAAAAAAATGGCCCAGGATAAAGGTGTTGATATCAATAGTGTACAAGGTTCTGGTGAAAACGGAAGAATCGTTAAAAAAGATATTGAAAATTATCAGCCATCTGCGAAACCAGCAGCTTCAGCTCCGACAGCAAGTCCTGCGGCGCAAGTTGCATTAAGCTTTGTACAGGGTGAAGATACAGAAACTCCGAATTCACAGGTGAGAAACATTATCGCAAAACGTCTTTCTGAAAGTAAGTTCTCTGCTCCTCACTACTATCTAATGGTAGAAATCAACATGGATAAAGCGATTGAAGCTAGAAAAGAGATCAATTCTTTGCCGGATACTAAAATTTCATTCAACGATATGATCATTAAGGCAACTGCTGTTGCTTTAAGAAAGCACCCGCAGGTAAATTCAAGCTGGGCAGGTGATAAGATCATTCACAGAGGAAATATTAATGTTGGTGTAGCGGTTGCAATTCCTGACGGATTGGTGGTTCCTGTACTTAAAAATACAGATCAGATGAACTATACTCAAATTTCTGCTGCTGTGAAAGATATGGCTTCAAGAGCGAAATCTAAAGGTCTTAAAGCAAATGAAATGGAAGGATCTACATTCTCAATTTCAAACTTGGGTATGTTCGGAATTGAAACCTTTACAAGTATCATCAACCAGCCAAACTCTGCTATCCTTTCAGTAGGAGCTATCATTGAGAAACCAATTGTGAAAAATGGACAGATCGTGGTTGGAAACATCATGAAGCTTTCATTAGCTTGTGACCACAGAGTGGTAGACGGTGCCACGGGTGCTCAGTTCTTACAGACATTAAAAACGTATTTAGAAAGTCCATTAACTTTGTTACTGTAA
- the radC gene encoding DNA repair protein RadC, translated as MSIKFLAEDDRPREKFLSKGKSSLSDSELLAIIMGSGNKNETAIELARKILASVNNNWHQLSLLSLKDLMKFKGIGEVKAISIITALEIGRRRADQQLPEKRIISSSNDAYLILKNHLSDLRTEEFWAIFLNQSNKVIHLTQLTQGGINQSIVDIRVLFRTALDHYSTGIIIAHNHPSGNLKPSIDDLDITQKIKEAGNMLSIQLLDHLIITQSSYLSFSDEGLL; from the coding sequence ATGTCTATTAAATTTCTTGCTGAAGACGACAGACCGCGTGAAAAGTTCTTATCAAAAGGTAAGAGCTCCCTCTCTGATTCAGAATTATTAGCCATTATTATGGGAAGTGGAAATAAAAATGAAACAGCCATAGAGCTTGCCAGAAAAATTTTAGCATCAGTCAATAATAACTGGCATCAGCTGAGTTTACTCTCATTAAAAGATTTAATGAAGTTTAAAGGAATCGGAGAAGTTAAAGCCATTTCTATTATAACCGCTTTGGAAATCGGAAGGCGAAGAGCCGATCAGCAGCTTCCGGAAAAACGTATAATTTCTAGCAGTAACGATGCTTATCTTATTTTGAAAAATCATTTATCAGACCTAAGGACTGAAGAATTTTGGGCTATATTTCTCAATCAGAGCAATAAAGTTATTCATCTTACACAGCTGACACAAGGCGGAATAAACCAGTCTATTGTAGATATAAGGGTTTTGTTCAGAACAGCTCTTGATCATTATTCCACTGGAATTATCATTGCCCATAACCATCCTTCAGGTAATTTAAAACCCAGTATAGACGATCTTGATATTACGCAAAAAATAAAAGAAGCCGGAAATATGCTAAGTATTCAATTACTAGATCATTTAATTATTACACAGAGTTCATACTTAAGTTTTTCAGACGAAGGATTATTATGA
- a CDS encoding phosphatase PAP2 family protein, with translation MEEKQPSFILKASKIISDLFNPLLSLFIFFLYMSVRNYSLKDSLYYFLPILLIIMIPVIVWLVWNVKTGRYTNMDVSNRVQRKTLYVFIAVCIIAYIVFNYIKNGYIDFVMLFILILLFALQISNFFIKSSMHTAFNIFVAALFFAINPVAGLIWLGIAALVGITRIILKRHSPKEVFMGALIAFMVSFIYLYCNIQFQH, from the coding sequence ATGGAAGAAAAACAGCCTTCATTTATACTTAAAGCATCAAAAATAATCTCAGATTTATTTAATCCCCTACTTTCTTTATTTATATTCTTTCTATACATGAGTGTAAGAAATTACTCATTGAAAGATTCTTTATATTACTTTTTACCAATACTGTTGATTATTATGATTCCTGTCATTGTTTGGCTGGTCTGGAATGTAAAAACAGGAAGGTATACCAATATGGATGTTTCGAACCGGGTACAGAGAAAGACTTTATATGTGTTTATAGCCGTTTGTATTATTGCTTATATTGTTTTCAATTACATAAAAAACGGATACATTGATTTTGTCATGCTATTTATTCTGATCCTTCTTTTCGCTCTGCAGATCAGTAATTTTTTTATTAAAAGCTCTATGCATACTGCATTCAATATATTTGTTGCAGCTTTGTTTTTTGCGATTAATCCAGTTGCAGGACTTATATGGCTCGGAATTGCGGCTTTAGTAGGGATTACCCGGATTATTTTAAAAAGACATAGTCCGAAAGAAGTATTCATGGGAGCTCTTATCGCTTTTATGGTATCTTTTATTTACCTATATTGCAATATACAATTTCAACATTAA
- a CDS encoding murein L,D-transpeptidase catalytic domain family protein: MMKPFIFLFFLIISCSKFESQANHTVDYLPKSRVLEIKNYIKGKDYNRDLAVFINFKIHSGKYRYFVYDLKSDKILQKAIVAHGDGSVVKNSNTLQFSNLDGSHQSSLGKYEIKESYIGKFGKAYRLDGLDKTNSNARSRSIVLHSYYCIPDHESTNPACLSFGCPMLSKNALDKTTKYIDMSEQPIILYAFY, translated from the coding sequence ATGATGAAACCCTTTATTTTTTTATTTTTTCTTATTATTTCCTGTTCAAAGTTTGAATCTCAGGCTAATCATACTGTTGATTACTTGCCAAAATCAAGGGTTCTGGAAATTAAGAACTATATTAAAGGTAAAGATTACAACCGGGATTTAGCTGTTTTTATCAATTTTAAAATTCATTCAGGAAAGTACAGGTATTTCGTTTATGATCTGAAGAGTGACAAGATATTACAAAAAGCCATTGTAGCTCATGGTGACGGTTCTGTTGTTAAAAATTCAAATACTTTACAGTTCAGTAATCTTGATGGTTCACATCAATCGTCTTTAGGAAAATACGAAATAAAGGAAAGTTATATTGGAAAATTTGGTAAAGCTTACCGACTGGACGGATTGGATAAAACCAATAGTAATGCAAGATCAAGGTCTATTGTTCTTCATTCCTACTACTGCATTCCGGATCATGAATCTACGAATCCTGCCTGTTTAAGCTTTGGGTGTCCGATGCTTTCAAAGAATGCACTGGATAAAACTACCAAATATATAGATATGTCAGAGCAACCTATTATTTTATACGCTTTTTATTAA
- the pdhA gene encoding pyruvate dehydrogenase (acetyl-transferring) E1 component subunit alpha, producing the protein MKEFSKEVYLKWYEDMTMWRRFEDKCRSLYLKQKIRGFLHLYNGQEAIPAGFTHAMDLTKDSMITAYRCHIHPMAMGVDPKRIMAELCGKATGTSGGMGGSMHIFSKEHRFYGGHGIVGGQIPLGAGIAFADQYFDRKAVNICFFGDGAARQGSLHETFNMAMNWKLPVIFVVENNQYAMGTSVKRTANHEDIYKLGLGYEMPCLAVDAMDPEKVAEAAYEAIERARRGDGPTFIEARTYRFRGHSMSDAEPYRSKEEVAIHKNDDPIELIKQRILSNGWATEEELEAMDNKSRDFVEECVEFMENSPYPDAEKVYEYVYAQENYPFLDKLEN; encoded by the coding sequence ATGAAAGAATTTTCTAAAGAGGTATACCTGAAGTGGTATGAAGATATGACTATGTGGAGAAGGTTTGAAGACAAATGCCGTTCTCTTTATCTAAAACAAAAAATCAGAGGTTTTTTACATTTGTACAACGGTCAGGAAGCTATTCCTGCTGGTTTTACGCATGCAATGGATTTAACTAAAGATAGTATGATCACTGCTTACAGATGTCACATCCATCCAATGGCGATGGGAGTAGATCCTAAAAGAATCATGGCAGAACTTTGTGGTAAGGCTACAGGTACGTCAGGAGGTATGGGTGGATCTATGCACATTTTCAGTAAAGAACATAGATTTTACGGAGGTCATGGTATTGTAGGAGGTCAAATTCCTTTGGGAGCGGGTATTGCTTTCGCAGACCAATATTTTGACAGAAAAGCGGTAAACATTTGTTTCTTCGGAGACGGAGCAGCAAGACAGGGATCTTTGCATGAAACGTTTAACATGGCTATGAACTGGAAATTACCTGTAATTTTTGTTGTTGAAAACAATCAATATGCAATGGGTACTTCTGTTAAAAGAACAGCCAACCACGAAGATATCTATAAATTAGGATTAGGCTACGAAATGCCTTGTCTTGCTGTAGATGCAATGGATCCTGAAAAAGTGGCTGAAGCTGCTTACGAGGCTATCGAAAGAGCAAGAAGAGGAGACGGACCTACTTTCATCGAAGCGAGAACGTACCGTTTCAGAGGTCACTCAATGTCTGATGCTGAACCATACAGATCTAAAGAAGAAGTAGCGATTCACAAAAATGATGATCCCATCGAGTTGATCAAACAAAGAATTTTATCAAACGGATGGGCTACAGAAGAAGAATTGGAAGCTATGGATAACAAATCCAGAGATTTCGTTGAAGAGTGTGTAGAATTTATGGAAAATTCCCCATATCCGGATGCAGAAAAAGTTTATGAGTACGTATACGCTCAGGAAAATTATCCATTCTTAGATAAATTAGAAAACTAA
- a CDS encoding ABC transporter ATP-binding protein, which yields MIKARNIHKSYGNLEVLKGVDIHIKVGEVVSIVGESGAGKSTLLQILGTLDLPTNSKNFDTEITIAGESFINMNDKQLSKFRNQNIGFVFQFHQLLPEFTALENVLLPTKIAGANEKEAIEKAYALFEDLKIEQRLHHKPNQLSGGEAQRVAVARALINSPKIIFADEPTGNLDSKNADDLHRLFFDLRDKYNQTFVIVTHNPGLAEITDRKLVMKDGMIIE from the coding sequence ATGATTAAAGCAAGAAATATCCATAAATCATATGGAAATTTAGAAGTATTGAAAGGCGTTGATATCCATATAAAAGTAGGAGAAGTTGTGTCTATTGTTGGAGAATCGGGAGCCGGAAAATCTACCCTTTTACAGATTTTAGGAACTTTAGATCTTCCTACCAATTCGAAAAACTTTGATACTGAAATAACCATTGCAGGAGAATCTTTCATTAATATGAATGATAAACAGCTTTCTAAATTCAGAAACCAAAATATTGGCTTTGTTTTTCAGTTTCATCAATTACTTCCTGAATTTACAGCTTTAGAAAATGTATTACTTCCAACAAAAATTGCGGGCGCCAATGAAAAAGAAGCAATTGAAAAAGCTTATGCCTTATTTGAAGACTTAAAAATAGAGCAGAGATTGCATCATAAGCCTAATCAATTATCCGGAGGTGAAGCACAGAGAGTTGCTGTAGCCAGGGCTTTAATCAATTCTCCGAAAATTATTTTTGCAGATGAACCTACAGGAAATTTAGATTCAAAAAATGCAGATGATCTTCACCGTCTTTTTTTCGATTTAAGAGATAAATATAACCAGACTTTCGTGATTGTAACCCACAACCCTGGTCTTGCCGAAATTACCGATCGAAAACTAGTGATGAAAGACGGAATGATTATCGAATAA
- a CDS encoding inorganic pyrophosphatase, with translation MIPNFKAHPWHGISAGEDAPNVVNVFVEIVPSDTIKYEVDKETGFLKVDRPQKFSNIIPALYGFVPRTYCDQAVMNLAIERGANDVTMGDHDPLDICVLSSHNIHSGGLLMEAIPIGGFKMIDGGEADDKIVAVMIGDHAFGHYRDISELPEAEVKRLMHYFLTYKNLPDEPAKCRIQEVYGADHAKKVIKASQDDYANKYGG, from the coding sequence ATGATTCCAAATTTTAAAGCACATCCATGGCATGGGATTTCTGCGGGAGAAGATGCGCCAAATGTTGTAAATGTTTTCGTGGAGATCGTTCCTTCAGATACTATTAAATATGAAGTAGATAAAGAAACAGGATTTTTAAAGGTTGACAGGCCTCAGAAATTCTCAAATATTATTCCTGCATTGTATGGTTTTGTTCCCAGGACTTACTGTGATCAGGCGGTAATGAACTTAGCAATCGAAAGAGGAGCAAATGATGTTACCATGGGAGACCATGACCCTCTTGATATCTGTGTTTTAAGCTCTCATAATATTCACTCAGGAGGTTTATTGATGGAGGCTATTCCAATCGGTGGATTCAAAATGATTGATGGAGGAGAAGCGGATGATAAAATCGTTGCTGTAATGATTGGAGACCACGCTTTCGGTCACTACAGAGATATTTCTGAATTGCCTGAAGCTGAAGTGAAAAGATTAATGCACTATTTCTTAACGTATAAAAACTTACCGGATGAGCCTGCAAAATGTAGAATCCAGGAAGTTTACGGTGCAGATCATGCGAAAAAAGTAATCAAAGCATCTCAGGATGACTATGCTAATAAATATGGAGGATAA
- a CDS encoding BlaI/MecI/CopY family transcriptional regulator has protein sequence MKINHLTSAEENLMKLFWKLKSFYLKDIMEKHSEPKPHQNTVSTYLKILVEKGYLSTEKEGRIFKYTVLVPLEEYRKFLLRELSLNFFNNSGKEVLEFLFNENLISQNDLKGYFDLKIELKPAKIKEPKLEYAEEILNPKKDKKNKEKKKKKKKD, from the coding sequence ATGAAAATAAATCATCTCACTTCTGCAGAAGAAAACTTAATGAAGCTCTTCTGGAAGCTGAAATCTTTTTATCTAAAAGACATTATGGAAAAGCATTCTGAACCGAAACCCCATCAGAATACAGTTTCTACTTACCTTAAAATACTGGTTGAAAAAGGATATTTGTCTACGGAAAAAGAAGGAAGAATTTTTAAATATACGGTTCTTGTACCGCTGGAAGAATATAGAAAATTTTTGTTAAGAGAGCTTTCCCTTAATTTCTTTAATAATTCAGGGAAGGAAGTTTTGGAATTTTTATTTAATGAGAATCTGATCTCTCAAAATGATCTTAAAGGATATTTTGATCTGAAAATAGAACTTAAGCCGGCGAAAATAAAAGAACCTAAATTAGAATATGCCGAAGAAATATTGAATCCTAAAAAAGATAAAAAGAATAAAGAAAAGAAAAAGAAGAAGAAAAAAGACTAA